Proteins encoded in a region of the Flammeovirga yaeyamensis genome:
- the metE gene encoding 5-methyltetrahydropteroyltriglutamate--homocysteine S-methyltransferase, with protein MKTRNFGFPRIGAKRELKKALEQFWAKEIDAAKLIEIGKDIRKKNWEAQSILDDIPSNDFSFYDQILDLIYTFDCLPKRFRQLQQKENLNDLELYFALARGFQNETSDVKAMEMTKWFDTNYHFIVPEFYKNTQFSISKPIKIVEEYKEAKVSGFETLPTIIGPVTFLWLGKEIDKGFHRLDLLDDLLASYSVILDQLLEHGASKIQFDEPCLALDENPLIQECIKKVYQHFAKEFPQLDITLGNYFDCYGGNLTTVLQLPIHTLHLDLVRCGEQINDILNHELFNENLHLSLGIIDGRNVWKNDFRKSLEVIKKVEASIGSDRILLSPSCSLLHSPIDINLEDEQSKIHPEVKPWLSFAQQKIEELEQLKVLVAEKEPYQHPLYVSNQIDIQSRITSELVNNLKVQERVKNLSAKESQRASDFKSRKVQQAVALQLPLLPTTSIGSLPQTKEVRKNRSLFKRGKITHEQYSDFIKNEIKDAIRFQESIDVDVLVHGEFERNDMVEFFGEQLDGFTFTSHGWVQSFGSRYVKPPIIYGDVHRSEAMTVKESAYAQSLTERPVKGMLTGPVTILQWSFVRDDQPRHKTCKQISLAIRDEVIDLEKAGLKVIQIDEPAFREGLPLRKGEWQSYLDWAVDSFKISSSGVKDGTQIHTHMCYSKFNDIIKSIAAMDADVITIECSRSQLHLLNAFSNFKYPNEIGPGIYDIHSPNVPSVYDMLDFINKAKIKIPLEQLWVNPDCGLKTRGWTETKASLEAMVNATKKARELFTEKVS; from the coding sequence ATGAAAACTAGAAACTTTGGATTCCCACGTATTGGGGCAAAAAGAGAACTTAAAAAAGCCTTAGAACAATTTTGGGCAAAAGAAATTGATGCTGCAAAACTCATTGAAATTGGTAAAGACATCAGAAAGAAAAACTGGGAAGCACAATCTATTCTAGATGATATTCCTTCTAACGATTTCTCGTTTTATGATCAGATACTGGATTTGATTTATACATTCGACTGTCTCCCTAAACGATTTAGACAACTTCAGCAAAAGGAAAACCTCAATGATTTAGAATTGTATTTCGCTTTAGCTAGAGGTTTTCAAAATGAAACTTCAGATGTTAAAGCTATGGAAATGACTAAGTGGTTCGATACCAATTACCACTTTATTGTTCCAGAATTTTATAAAAACACTCAATTTAGCATCAGCAAACCTATCAAAATTGTGGAAGAATATAAAGAAGCTAAAGTCAGCGGATTTGAAACTCTTCCAACAATTATTGGTCCTGTCACTTTTCTTTGGTTAGGAAAGGAAATTGATAAAGGATTCCACCGATTGGATCTATTAGACGATTTACTGGCTTCCTACTCTGTAATCCTGGATCAATTACTTGAGCATGGTGCTTCGAAAATTCAATTTGATGAACCCTGCTTGGCATTGGATGAAAACCCTCTGATTCAAGAGTGCATTAAAAAAGTGTATCAACATTTTGCAAAAGAATTTCCTCAATTAGATATCACTTTAGGGAATTATTTCGATTGCTATGGGGGAAACTTAACTACTGTTCTTCAACTCCCTATTCATACCTTACACTTAGATTTAGTTCGTTGTGGTGAACAAATAAACGATATCTTAAATCACGAACTCTTTAATGAAAACCTTCATCTTTCATTAGGCATTATTGATGGCCGTAACGTTTGGAAAAATGATTTCCGAAAGTCATTAGAAGTAATAAAAAAAGTAGAGGCATCCATAGGATCTGATCGAATTCTTCTCTCCCCTTCTTGTTCTCTTTTGCACAGTCCAATTGATATAAATTTAGAGGATGAACAATCAAAAATTCACCCCGAAGTAAAACCTTGGTTGAGTTTTGCTCAACAAAAAATTGAGGAGTTAGAACAGCTTAAAGTTCTTGTTGCTGAAAAAGAGCCTTATCAACATCCTCTTTATGTCAGTAATCAAATTGATATTCAATCAAGAATTACTTCCGAATTAGTCAATAATCTAAAAGTTCAAGAAAGAGTAAAGAATCTTTCAGCTAAAGAATCTCAAAGAGCAAGTGATTTTAAATCAAGAAAAGTTCAACAAGCGGTGGCTTTGCAATTGCCTTTACTTCCTACTACAAGTATCGGGTCCCTACCTCAAACAAAAGAAGTTAGAAAGAATAGAAGCTTATTTAAAAGAGGAAAAATCACTCATGAACAATACTCAGACTTCATAAAGAATGAAATTAAAGACGCTATTCGTTTTCAAGAATCTATAGATGTAGACGTTTTAGTCCATGGAGAATTTGAAAGGAATGATATGGTTGAATTCTTTGGAGAACAATTGGATGGATTCACATTTACAAGTCATGGTTGGGTACAAAGCTTTGGTTCGAGGTATGTTAAACCTCCTATTATTTATGGTGATGTACATAGATCTGAAGCCATGACGGTAAAAGAAAGTGCCTATGCACAAAGTTTAACTGAACGACCTGTAAAGGGAATGTTGACAGGACCTGTTACTATTTTACAATGGTCTTTTGTTAGAGACGATCAACCTCGACATAAAACCTGTAAACAAATAAGTTTGGCAATAAGAGACGAGGTGATTGATTTAGAGAAAGCGGGGTTAAAGGTCATTCAGATTGATGAACCTGCATTTAGAGAAGGTCTTCCTTTAAGAAAAGGAGAATGGCAAAGTTATTTAGATTGGGCCGTTGACTCTTTTAAAATATCAAGTAGTGGGGTGAAAGATGGAACACAAATCCATACTCATATGTGTTATTCGAAATTTAATGATATCATTAAATCAATTGCTGCAATGGATGCAGATGTGATTACGATTGAATGTTCACGATCTCAGCTTCATTTATTGAATGCTTTTTCAAACTTCAAATATCCCAATGAAATTGGACCGGGAATATACGATATCCACTCACCCAATGTTCCTTCTGTTTATGATATGCTTGATTTTATCAATAAAGCAAAAATTAAAATTCCATTAGAACAACTATGGGTAAATCCTGACTGTGGATTAAAAACAAGAGGTTGGACAGAAACCAAAGCATCTTTAGAAGCAATGGTGAATGCCACTAAAAAAGCTAGAGAATTATTTACTGAGAAAGTGTCTTAA
- a CDS encoding Lrp/AsnC family transcriptional regulator — translation MDQTDKKILKLLQEDGSITTKEIARRIHLSNTPVYERIKKMEREGVIKKYVAVLNREKLDRDLIVFCNVTLKEHSKIIGHKFVEDITALEEVVECYNISGDYDFLLKVMVKDMKAYQDFVLNRLGEIENIGSAHSTFVMGEIKQSYKIPITE, via the coding sequence ATGGATCAAACAGATAAAAAAATACTCAAACTGCTTCAAGAAGACGGAAGTATTACGACAAAAGAAATAGCCAGACGAATTCATCTTTCCAACACTCCAGTTTATGAGCGAATCAAAAAAATGGAAAGGGAAGGAGTAATTAAAAAATATGTAGCAGTTTTAAATAGAGAAAAGTTAGATAGGGACTTAATCGTATTTTGTAATGTGACTTTAAAGGAACATTCTAAAATTATAGGTCATAAATTTGTAGAAGACATTACTGCTCTAGAAGAAGTGGTTGAATGTTACAATATTTCAGGAGACTATGATTTTCTTCTAAAAGTGATGGTCAAAGACATGAAGGCTTATCAAGATTTTGTTTTAAATCGATTGGGGGAAATTGAAAATATTGGGAGTGCACACAGCACATTTGTAATGGGCGAGATTAAACAGAGTTATAAAATACCAATCACAGAGTAA
- a CDS encoding DUF2256 domain-containing protein, whose translation MKKQHLPHKTCPVCKREFSWRKKWKKVWEEVKYCSERCRRNKTSISI comes from the coding sequence ATGAAAAAGCAACATCTACCTCATAAGACCTGTCCTGTATGCAAAAGAGAATTTTCTTGGCGTAAGAAATGGAAGAAAGTATGGGAAGAGGTAAAATATTGTTCTGAAAGATGCAGAAGAAATAAAACCTCAATATCCATCTAA
- a CDS encoding flavin reductase family protein — MHLTKDLIKEMNRVKRLNLINSITGIKPANLIGSSSVKYGDNLAIFSSVVHLGSDPALLGFISRPSQDVPRHTLRNIYENNVYTINHVNTNQIMRAHYTSAKMDDQDSEFEKCHFTPEYIDGFKAPFVKEAKVKIGLELKESIPIKFNNTVMIVGEIQHIFIPEEAITEQGYLRLDKIDATGISGLNSYYSFNYLNSFPYARKKDLETLNLKLSDEKATSTS, encoded by the coding sequence ATGCATTTAACAAAAGATCTTATTAAAGAGATGAACCGGGTGAAACGCCTTAATCTAATTAATAGTATTACAGGCATTAAGCCCGCTAACCTTATAGGGAGCTCGTCTGTAAAGTATGGTGATAACCTCGCTATTTTTAGCTCGGTAGTGCATTTGGGGAGTGACCCTGCATTACTGGGCTTTATTAGTAGACCATCTCAAGATGTACCAAGACATACATTAAGGAATATCTACGAAAACAATGTATATACTATAAACCATGTGAATACGAATCAGATCATGAGGGCTCATTATACTTCTGCCAAGATGGATGATCAAGATTCTGAATTTGAAAAATGTCATTTTACGCCTGAATATATTGATGGTTTTAAGGCTCCATTTGTAAAAGAAGCCAAAGTAAAAATCGGTTTAGAATTAAAAGAAAGTATTCCTATAAAGTTTAATAATACAGTAATGATCGTTGGGGAAATACAACATATTTTCATTCCTGAAGAAGCCATCACAGAACAAGGTTATTTACGTTTAGATAAAATTGATGCTACTGGAATTTCTGGATTGAATTCGTATTATTCGTTTAACTACCTCAATAGTTTCCCTTATGCTAGAAAAAAAGATCTCGAAACTTTAAACCTAAAACTAAGTGATGAAAAAGCAACATCTACCTCATAA
- a CDS encoding FAD-binding domain-containing protein — protein sequence MHFSTKYSVILELLNNYNPDRYAASRNYIDGSVSYLSPYISRGVISTKKVYQLLLSKGYEFGKIEKFVQELAWRDYWQQLWVHKEELIDDDLKRTQPNVAHYQLPISILEKSTGIDALDHGIDELEKTGYMHNHMRMYISMLICNIGQTHWKQPAQWMYYHLLDGDWASNALSWQWVCGANSNKKYFANQENINKYTHTQQKGSYLDVSYNEIEYQKVPKELKATLNLELKTDLPEATSIVIDKKSPTFIYNSYQLDPEWHSPEKGNRILLLEPSHFEKFPISKRVLDFIIDLSKNIEGIQLFVGEFDELKAALGCAEIYFKEHPAFKHYKGNRESRDWISNISGDCHSFFKFWKLVKKDLKKDLETIL from the coding sequence ATGCATTTCTCTACTAAATACTCTGTAATTCTTGAGCTATTAAATAATTATAATCCTGACCGCTATGCTGCTTCTAGAAATTACATTGATGGAAGCGTCTCCTATTTATCTCCATATATTTCAAGAGGCGTCATATCTACAAAAAAGGTATACCAACTTCTTTTAAGTAAGGGGTATGAATTCGGAAAGATAGAGAAATTTGTTCAAGAATTGGCTTGGAGAGATTATTGGCAGCAATTGTGGGTTCATAAAGAAGAATTAATAGATGATGATTTAAAAAGAACTCAACCCAATGTTGCACACTATCAACTCCCAATATCAATATTAGAAAAGTCTACAGGTATAGATGCTTTAGACCACGGAATTGATGAATTGGAGAAAACTGGATATATGCATAATCATATGAGAATGTATATAAGTATGTTGATTTGCAATATTGGTCAGACCCACTGGAAACAACCTGCACAATGGATGTATTATCACCTACTTGATGGAGATTGGGCATCAAACGCTTTGTCATGGCAATGGGTATGTGGAGCAAACTCAAACAAAAAGTATTTTGCCAATCAGGAAAATATTAATAAGTACACCCATACCCAACAAAAAGGAAGTTATTTAGATGTCTCATATAATGAGATTGAATATCAAAAAGTGCCCAAAGAGTTGAAGGCTACCCTAAATTTGGAATTGAAAACCGATTTACCTGAAGCCACTTCTATAGTTATTGATAAAAAGTCTCCTACTTTCATTTATAATTCCTATCAATTAGATCCTGAGTGGCATAGCCCAGAGAAAGGAAATAGAATTTTATTATTAGAGCCTTCTCATTTTGAGAAATTTCCAATATCTAAAAGAGTCCTTGATTTTATCATCGATTTATCGAAAAATATTGAAGGAATACAACTATTCGTTGGAGAGTTTGATGAGCTAAAAGCAGCACTTGGCTGTGCTGAAATCTACTTTAAAGAACATCCTGCATTCAAGCATTATAAAGGCAACAGAGAATCTCGAGATTGGATTTCTAATATCTCTGGAGACTGTCACTCCTTCTTTAAATTCTGGAAATTGGTCAAAAAAGATTTAAAAAAAGACCTAGAAACTATATTATAA